A single genomic interval of Adhaeribacter pallidiroseus harbors:
- a CDS encoding lipopolysaccharide biosynthesis protein: MGIIKRQGIQNSIISYAGVFIGYVNLMVLFPRFLSVEQVGLTRVLPAIAIVLAQLSALGFGSAGIKFFPFFRDKVRRHHNFLAFLLGVPLLGFSIVIGLYYLFQPQIIGYYAKEAPLLRQYSYYIGPLSFFTLFFTLFNSYLTSLYKTVIPSLTKDFLLRVGVSLCVLLYAYDFINFEVFLLLFIGVNAGITLVLLVYIIWLKQFHLSPKLSALSKQPIRPMFQYGLYAFLGNISSTIITVIDSIMITHYNGLGDAGIYTTATYVASIILIAGSSIYKIASPKIADYWKNNDLKTMQVLYQQVTRINLVVGCLLFIGIWANVHNLLALLPKAYSSGKYVIFFVCAARLFDLASGINGYILLTSPRYRYDLIFNILLASLTVIANPYFIKNYGINGAGFVFFVVYGVINTMRLACVYYFYKMQPFDKTSLQIIMLALLAYVVGWQLPFMYHTLVDIAIRSVLITVIYGVGVLNLNLAPEMTDKVVTQIRKRLNF, translated from the coding sequence ATGGGCATTATTAAACGGCAAGGTATTCAGAATAGCATTATTTCTTATGCCGGCGTGTTCATTGGCTATGTAAACTTAATGGTGCTTTTTCCGCGCTTTTTAAGTGTGGAGCAAGTAGGTTTAACCCGGGTTTTACCAGCAATAGCTATTGTGTTGGCCCAGCTCTCGGCTTTAGGTTTTGGAAGTGCGGGCATTAAATTCTTTCCTTTTTTCCGGGATAAAGTTCGGCGGCACCACAACTTTCTCGCTTTTTTGCTGGGCGTACCCTTACTGGGTTTTAGTATTGTAATTGGATTATATTACCTCTTTCAGCCGCAAATAATAGGTTACTACGCTAAAGAAGCTCCCCTGTTACGGCAGTATTCTTATTACATTGGTCCGCTCAGTTTTTTTACCTTATTTTTTACTTTATTCAACAGCTACTTAACCTCGCTTTACAAAACCGTTATTCCTTCTTTAACCAAGGATTTTTTGCTGCGCGTAGGCGTAAGTTTGTGCGTACTGCTTTATGCTTACGATTTTATAAACTTCGAAGTCTTTTTGCTTTTATTTATCGGGGTAAACGCCGGCATTACCCTGGTATTGTTGGTTTACATTATCTGGTTAAAGCAGTTTCACCTTTCGCCTAAATTATCCGCCTTAAGCAAACAGCCGATCCGACCCATGTTTCAGTATGGCTTATACGCTTTTTTAGGTAATATTTCGAGTACGATCATCACCGTCATAGATTCAATTATGATCACGCATTATAATGGGCTTGGCGACGCGGGTATTTACACCACCGCTACGTATGTAGCCAGCATTATTTTAATTGCCGGCAGTTCTATCTACAAAATCGCCTCGCCTAAAATTGCCGATTACTGGAAGAACAATGATTTAAAAACCATGCAAGTACTTTACCAACAGGTTACCCGAATTAACCTGGTAGTGGGTTGTTTGCTTTTTATCGGCATTTGGGCCAACGTGCATAACTTATTAGCGCTTTTGCCAAAAGCCTATAGCTCCGGTAAATACGTTATCTTTTTTGTGTGCGCCGCCCGGCTTTTTGATTTAGCCTCGGGCATTAACGGCTACATTTTGTTAACCTCGCCGCGTTACCGGTACGATTTAATTTTTAATATTTTATTAGCTTCCTTAACCGTGATTGCCAATCCATACTTTATTAAAAACTACGGCATTAATGGAGCTGGATTTGTCTTCTTTGTGGTATACGGGGTAATTAATACCATGCGGTTGGCTTGTGTGTATTATTTTTATAAAATGCAGCCTTTTGATAAAACTTCCTTGCAAATTATTATGCTGGCATTACTGGCTTACGTGGTGGGCTGGCAACTACCGTTTATGTACCACACGTTGGTGGATATTGCCATTCGTTCGGTTTTAATTACCGTAATTTATGGCGTAGGCGTATTAAATTTGAACCTGGCGCCCGAAATGACCGATAAAGTAGTAACCCAAATCCGAAAACGTCTAAATTTTTAA
- the pseI gene encoding pseudaminic acid synthase — MKTIHIGAIPVGPGHKPFIIAEMSGNHNQSLERALAIVDAAAEAGAHAIKLQTYTPDTMTMVGALTIQDPDSLWKNRELYDLYQEAYTPWEWHPAIFDRAREKGLLAFSSPFDETAVDFLEKLHVPAYKIASFENTDLPLLKKVAATGKPVIVSTGVATVAEVDEAVRTLRTHGCQDIILLKCTSTYPATPENTNLRTIPHLAQLFDVPVGLSDHTMGVGASVAAVALGASVIEKHFTLRRADGGVDSAFSLEPQELKLLVEESERAFLALGNIQYGVQKAENKSRLFKRSIYVAQDLQAGDTFTKQNLRVIRPNNGLEPKYLDQVIGKTVKTAIKAGTPLTWELL, encoded by the coding sequence ATGAAAACCATACACATAGGCGCTATTCCGGTGGGTCCCGGGCATAAACCTTTTATCATTGCCGAAATGTCGGGGAACCACAACCAGTCGCTGGAGCGGGCTTTAGCGATTGTGGACGCCGCTGCGGAAGCCGGGGCGCACGCCATTAAACTGCAAACCTACACGCCCGATACCATGACCATGGTGGGCGCGCTTACTATCCAGGACCCAGATTCGCTCTGGAAAAACCGGGAACTATATGATTTATATCAAGAGGCCTATACGCCCTGGGAATGGCACCCGGCTATATTCGACCGGGCCCGCGAAAAAGGCCTGTTGGCTTTTAGCTCGCCCTTCGACGAAACGGCCGTTGACTTTCTGGAAAAATTACACGTACCCGCTTATAAAATAGCTTCTTTTGAAAACACCGATTTGCCCTTGCTGAAAAAAGTAGCCGCTACCGGCAAACCGGTTATTGTATCCACGGGCGTGGCTACCGTGGCCGAAGTAGATGAAGCCGTTAGAACGCTGCGAACGCACGGCTGCCAGGATATTATTTTACTGAAATGCACCAGCACCTACCCGGCTACTCCCGAAAATACCAATTTACGCACCATTCCGCATTTAGCCCAGTTATTTGATGTGCCCGTAGGTTTATCAGATCATACCATGGGCGTAGGCGCTTCGGTGGCGGCCGTGGCTTTAGGCGCCAGCGTTATCGAAAAACACTTTACTTTGCGCCGGGCCGATGGCGGCGTAGATTCCGCGTTTTCGTTGGAACCCCAGGAATTAAAATTATTGGTAGAAGAATCGGAACGGGCCTTTTTAGCTTTGGGCAATATCCAGTACGGGGTGCAAAAAGCCGAAAATAAAAGCCGTTTGTTTAAACGTTCTATTTACGTAGCGCAAGACCTGCAAGCCGGCGATACTTTCACCAAACAAAATCTCCGGGTTATCCGTCCGAACAATGGCCTGGAACCGAAGTACCTGGATCAGGTTATCGGAAAAACCGTTAAAACCGCCATCAAAGCGGGCACGCCCTTAACCTGGGAATTGCTTTGA
- the pseB gene encoding UDP-N-acetylglucosamine 4,6-dehydratase (inverting), with product MALDLNNKAILVTGATGSFGKKFVETVLKKWPQVKRLVVYSRDELKQFEMSQIFAPEKYKAMRYFIGDIRDGERLKRACEGIDIIVHAAALKQVPAAEYNPMECIKTNIFGAENVINAALDCGVQKVVALSTDKAAAPINLYGATKLCSDKLFVAANNMKGSRNLVFSVVRYGNVIGSRGSVVPFFLDKRREGVLPITHPHMTRFNISLEDGVEMVLHAMEHAWGGEIFVPKIPSYKITDVATAIAPAAAQHIVGIRPGEKLHEEMITESDSYNTVELDKYYVILPSTPTWSLEQFMDKFKGKLVEPGFRYNSESNTEWLTPEQIREQIKQHVDPAFAV from the coding sequence ATGGCATTAGATTTAAATAATAAAGCTATTCTGGTAACTGGCGCCACGGGTTCTTTTGGGAAAAAATTTGTGGAAACGGTATTAAAAAAATGGCCCCAGGTAAAACGCCTGGTTGTTTATTCGCGCGATGAGCTAAAACAGTTTGAAATGAGCCAGATTTTCGCGCCGGAAAAGTATAAAGCCATGCGTTACTTTATCGGCGATATCCGGGATGGCGAACGGTTAAAACGCGCTTGCGAAGGAATTGACATTATTGTGCACGCTGCCGCTTTAAAACAAGTACCGGCTGCCGAGTATAACCCGATGGAATGCATTAAAACCAATATCTTCGGGGCCGAAAACGTAATTAATGCGGCCCTGGATTGTGGGGTGCAGAAAGTAGTGGCTTTAAGCACCGATAAAGCCGCTGCCCCCATTAATTTATACGGCGCTACCAAGCTTTGCTCCGACAAATTGTTTGTGGCGGCTAATAACATGAAAGGCTCCCGCAACCTGGTTTTTTCGGTGGTGCGCTACGGCAACGTCATTGGTTCGCGGGGTTCGGTGGTACCTTTTTTCCTGGACAAACGCCGCGAAGGCGTATTGCCCATTACGCATCCGCACATGACCCGTTTCAATATTTCGTTGGAAGATGGCGTAGAGATGGTGCTGCACGCCATGGAACATGCCTGGGGCGGCGAAATATTTGTTCCCAAAATACCTTCGTATAAAATTACCGATGTAGCTACCGCCATTGCCCCGGCGGCGGCGCAACATATTGTGGGTATCCGGCCCGGCGAAAAGCTGCACGAAGAAATGATTACCGAATCGGACTCCTATAATACCGTGGAACTAGATAAGTATTACGTTATTTTGCCCTCCACGCCTACCTGGTCGTTAGAGCAATTTATGGACAAGTTTAAAGGCAAATTAGTAGAACCCGGGTTTCGTTACAATTCCGAATCCAACACCGAATGGTTAACGCCGGAGCAAATCCGGGAACAAATAAAGCAACACGTAGATCCTGCGTTTGCGGTTTAA
- the pseC gene encoding UDP-4-amino-4,6-dideoxy-N-acetyl-beta-L-altrosamine transaminase, whose product MGPIPYGKQNITAEDIQAVVETLQSDFLTQGPKVEEFETKFAQYIGCDYALAVTNGTAALHLCAMVLGVNEQSNVITSPITFAASANCLRYCGGTVWFADIDPTTGLLDIAHVRILLESKPKDFFTGIIPVDFAGLAVNLEAFRQLADEYNLWLLEDACHAPGGSFTDSSGTQQNCGNSQFADLAIFSFHPVKHIATGEGGMITTNNRDFYEKLLRLRTHGITKNPELLQHNPGGWYYEMQDLGYNYRIPDILTALGISQLNRADANLKIRRQIAARYNEAFQSVKSISILNPTAYYPELKESGHAYHLYIIQVPDRKGLYDYLRQHQIFAQVHYIPVHTMPYYQQLGWKYGDFPRAEKFYEHCLSLPMFPTLTNQEQQYVIDKVLEFVNF is encoded by the coding sequence ATGGGGCCTATTCCTTACGGAAAACAAAACATCACAGCAGAAGATATCCAGGCAGTTGTCGAAACCTTACAATCTGATTTTTTAACGCAAGGACCCAAGGTTGAAGAATTTGAGACCAAGTTTGCGCAATACATTGGGTGTGATTATGCGCTGGCAGTAACCAACGGAACGGCCGCCTTGCACTTATGCGCCATGGTTTTGGGTGTTAACGAACAAAGCAACGTTATCACATCGCCCATTACGTTTGCGGCCTCGGCTAACTGTTTGCGTTACTGTGGCGGTACGGTTTGGTTCGCCGACATTGACCCTACTACTGGTTTACTGGACATTGCCCATGTTCGAATCTTACTGGAAAGTAAACCCAAAGATTTTTTTACTGGCATTATACCGGTTGATTTTGCCGGATTGGCCGTTAACTTGGAAGCATTCCGGCAATTAGCCGATGAATACAATTTATGGTTATTGGAAGATGCCTGCCACGCGCCGGGCGGTTCTTTTACAGATAGCAGCGGCACCCAGCAAAATTGCGGAAACAGCCAGTTTGCGGATTTAGCCATATTTTCGTTTCACCCGGTAAAGCACATTGCTACCGGCGAGGGCGGTATGATTACTACTAATAACCGGGATTTCTACGAAAAACTTTTGCGGTTGCGCACCCACGGCATTACTAAAAACCCTGAGTTGCTGCAACACAATCCGGGTGGTTGGTATTACGAAATGCAGGATTTAGGTTACAACTACCGCATTCCGGATATTTTAACGGCTTTGGGAATTTCGCAACTAAACCGGGCCGACGCCAATTTAAAAATACGCCGCCAAATAGCCGCCCGTTACAACGAAGCTTTCCAGTCGGTAAAGAGCATTTCCATCTTAAACCCAACCGCTTATTATCCAGAGTTAAAGGAAAGCGGGCACGCGTACCACCTGTACATTATTCAGGTGCCGGACCGCAAAGGATTATACGATTACCTCCGGCAACACCAAATATTCGCGCAGGTACACTACATTCCGGTGCACACCATGCCCTATTATCAGCAACTGGGCTGGAAATACGGGGACTTCCCCCGGGCCGAAAAGTTTTACGAACATTGTTTAAGCTTACCCATGTTTCCTACCTTAACCAACCAGGAGCAGCAGTACGTGATTGATAAAGTTCTGGAATTTGTAAATTTTTAA
- a CDS encoding Gfo/Idh/MocA family protein, with translation MRLASISFAVLGYGHIGKQHVAWIQQHPAATLTAMVEPDTRLAAEIKNHLKVPCFNSQEELLATGLSVEVVCVCAPNYLHAPLTILALQNNCHVLCEKPLALTTQQAEAMQRTAAKMGKFIFCVVQNRYSRPARWIKDLVDQNLLGQMYKVQVTGYWNRDARYYQGSSWRGKIATDGGPLFTQFSHFVDTLYWWLGEMEPVQAQFFNFNHTYTTEFEDTGEVWLKSTNGVRCSLHYSTAAYGQNLDSSIIILAEKGSIKMSGQYLEQVTACNPINLQLFLPKPAECDSSNNHQLVLENVIQTLRGNSEPTATAEDGLAVVKIIENIYKLR, from the coding sequence ATGCGTTTAGCCAGTATTTCATTTGCTGTTTTAGGATATGGGCACATTGGGAAACAACATGTTGCCTGGATTCAGCAACACCCGGCAGCTACCTTAACCGCTATGGTGGAACCCGACACGCGGTTAGCAGCCGAAATAAAAAATCACCTGAAAGTGCCTTGTTTTAATAGTCAGGAGGAACTGTTGGCAACCGGGCTTTCGGTGGAGGTGGTTTGCGTGTGTGCGCCTAATTATTTGCACGCGCCCTTAACCATACTTGCTTTGCAAAATAATTGCCACGTACTATGCGAAAAGCCTTTGGCGCTTACCACGCAGCAAGCTGAAGCTATGCAAAGAACGGCAGCGAAAATGGGTAAGTTTATTTTCTGCGTGGTGCAAAACCGGTATAGCCGACCGGCTCGTTGGATAAAAGATTTAGTCGATCAAAACTTGCTGGGGCAAATGTATAAGGTGCAGGTTACCGGTTACTGGAACCGCGATGCACGGTATTACCAGGGTAGTTCCTGGCGGGGTAAAATAGCGACCGATGGCGGGCCGTTGTTCACGCAGTTTAGTCATTTTGTGGATACTTTGTACTGGTGGTTGGGCGAGATGGAGCCAGTGCAAGCGCAATTTTTTAATTTTAATCACACCTACACTACCGAATTTGAAGATACCGGGGAGGTTTGGCTGAAATCCACAAACGGGGTACGATGCAGTCTGCATTACTCCACCGCCGCCTACGGGCAAAACCTGGATAGTTCGATCATCATCCTGGCCGAAAAAGGAAGCATTAAAATGAGTGGTCAGTACCTGGAGCAAGTAACAGCCTGCAATCCGATAAACTTGCAATTATTTCTCCCGAAACCAGCGGAATGTGATTCTTCCAACAACCACCAACTGGTACTGGAGAATGTTATTCAAACCTTGCGCGGAAATTCCGAACCCACTGCCACCGCTGAAGATGGTTTAGCGGTCGTTAAAATTATTGAAAACATCTATAAGCTGCGGTAA
- a CDS encoding cytidylyltransferase domain-containing protein: protein MKKVGIISQARMTSTRLPGKVLLLVKNVSLLKYHTDRLRQSGYPVFLATTVNPTDDVIAEFAITENLGWYRGDENHVLSRFYETAKNHGLEVIVRVTSDCPLVDGELIKQGVEEYLKINSESVYLSNTVIRSYPRGLDFEIFSFRLLAEAAKKAQGSFQQEHVTPYIKEQATLEHIVYPEDASNFRITVDTPEDFELIQILIENFAADQLGSKDLIRLLRNHPELTQINAHIEQKKI, encoded by the coding sequence TTGAAAAAAGTTGGCATTATTTCGCAAGCCCGCATGACGAGTACGCGCCTGCCGGGCAAAGTTTTGTTACTGGTTAAAAATGTATCCTTATTAAAATACCACACCGACCGGCTGCGCCAAAGTGGTTACCCGGTTTTTTTGGCCACCACCGTAAACCCCACCGATGACGTAATTGCCGAATTTGCCATTACTGAAAATCTGGGTTGGTACCGCGGTGATGAAAACCATGTTTTATCGCGCTTTTACGAAACAGCCAAAAACCACGGTTTAGAAGTAATTGTACGGGTAACTTCGGATTGCCCCTTGGTGGATGGCGAGTTAATCAAACAAGGCGTGGAAGAATATTTAAAAATAAACAGTGAAAGTGTTTATTTATCGAATACCGTGATCCGATCTTACCCCCGCGGTTTGGATTTTGAGATTTTCTCTTTCCGTTTATTAGCAGAAGCCGCCAAAAAAGCGCAGGGTAGTTTTCAACAAGAACACGTAACTCCTTACATTAAAGAACAGGCTACGTTGGAACATATCGTGTATCCGGAAGATGCCAGTAATTTCCGGATAACCGTGGATACGCCGGAAGATTTTGAATTAATCCAAATTTTAATCGAAAACTTTGCGGCAGACCAACTGGGAAGTAAAGACCTTATCCGCCTTTTGCGAAATCATCCGGAACTCACGCAAATAAACGCGCATATCGAACAAAAAAAGATTTAA
- a CDS encoding polysaccharide deacetylase family protein: MEAIFRYVLDQFNLIYQPQQVFAISYGINNFSRIQIKPGDITFFKKTGALPPKPPVYYTWQNQLIPFWFEEKQVDELITFADGKALIQVDIIANAFYFLSGWQEYYSPVRDQYGRFPYPESLQKKYGFITLPVVNYYFDILKTAIEQVYGVTLQSSLAGSAPFTTCLTHDVDNCQTAWRVEGWQALKQGKFLNFLKLGWQKITDQDNWFNVPAVMRTVQHYGAKSTFFFLPNAHKYQGIANADYAITQPFYQSWLTLLQQNNFEIGVHGSHVTALEPNKLTEEKQKIKAPVRGNRFHYLRFEPQQTPALLKQAGIAYDSTLGFSEHFGFRHGTCFPFYLFNFETSRAHPFLEIPLQVMDATLHHPRYLQLTAEEILPAITPMLTEIEKFGGCFTWLWHNENFSKNNVHNGPAAFHQIMQYLVNRNTSFKTAGQVFDLLQQHYPE; the protein is encoded by the coding sequence ATGGAAGCAATATTCCGGTACGTACTCGATCAGTTTAATTTGATATATCAACCCCAACAGGTTTTTGCTATTAGTTATGGAATAAATAATTTTAGTCGTATTCAGATTAAGCCTGGCGACATTACTTTTTTTAAAAAAACAGGTGCCTTGCCTCCTAAACCACCGGTTTATTATACCTGGCAAAACCAGCTAATACCGTTTTGGTTTGAAGAAAAACAAGTAGATGAATTAATTACCTTCGCGGACGGAAAAGCCCTGATTCAAGTGGATATTATCGCGAATGCTTTTTACTTTTTAAGTGGCTGGCAGGAATATTACTCGCCGGTTCGGGACCAATACGGCCGGTTTCCGTACCCGGAAAGCCTGCAAAAAAAGTACGGGTTTATTACTTTACCAGTCGTAAACTATTACTTCGACATTTTAAAAACCGCTATTGAGCAAGTATACGGAGTTACCTTGCAATCGTCATTGGCCGGAAGTGCGCCCTTTACCACCTGCCTCACCCACGACGTGGACAATTGCCAAACGGCCTGGCGCGTAGAAGGTTGGCAAGCTTTAAAACAGGGTAAATTTTTAAATTTTTTAAAATTAGGATGGCAGAAAATCACTGACCAAGACAATTGGTTTAACGTACCCGCAGTAATGCGAACCGTGCAGCATTACGGGGCGAAATCTACTTTTTTCTTTTTACCGAACGCTCATAAATACCAGGGCATCGCCAACGCCGATTACGCTATCACGCAACCCTTTTACCAAAGTTGGCTTACTTTGTTGCAGCAAAACAACTTTGAAATTGGCGTACACGGAAGTCATGTAACGGCGCTAGAACCCAATAAGCTCACGGAAGAAAAACAAAAAATAAAAGCTCCGGTACGCGGCAACCGCTTTCATTATTTACGTTTTGAGCCGCAACAAACCCCGGCTTTATTGAAGCAAGCCGGTATTGCGTATGACAGCACGTTGGGTTTTTCCGAGCATTTTGGTTTTCGCCACGGCACTTGCTTTCCGTTCTATTTATTTAATTTTGAAACAAGCCGGGCACATCCATTTTTAGAAATTCCGTTGCAAGTAATGGATGCCACCTTGCATCACCCGCGTTATTTGCAACTTACCGCCGAGGAAATCTTACCGGCAATTACGCCGATGCTCACCGAAATAGAAAAGTTTGGCGGTTGCTTTACCTGGCTGTGGCACAACGAAAATTTTTCAAAAAACAATGTTCATAATGGCCCGGCTGCTTTTCACCAGATCATGCAATACCTGGTAAACCGCAATACCAGCTTTAAAACCGCCGGGCAGGTGTTTGATTTGCTCCAGCAGCATTATCCGGAATAA
- a CDS encoding DegT/DnrJ/EryC1/StrS family aminotransferase has product MDPIGLSDTAESSKLMQPALAKAFNQVLTQGDFINGAAVSTFAQALGKYLRVASVIPCGNGTDALQIALMALNLPFGSEVIVPAFNYVAAMEAVALLGLVPVLADVLPDTFNLDPTSVIAKISAKTRAIIVVHLFGQCADLAALLQISRLHQLYLIEDNAQSLGAQYKSQNGSTFYAGTVGHIGTTSFFPTKMLGALGDGGAIFTNDLKMATSMQQIARHGQQQKYQYEQIGVNSRLDTLQAAFLSVKLKFLNNNIAQRQLRAQEYGNLLHRLPLVKIPGRADYSTHVFNQYVVQVPEVHRDKLRQYLQQHQIPTAVYYPTPLHVQPAYRYLNYHSGNFPVAETVCQKVVALPMHTALTLDQVQYIAQHIITYFETHS; this is encoded by the coding sequence ATGGATCCCATTGGATTATCTGATACCGCAGAAAGTAGTAAACTCATGCAGCCAGCATTGGCAAAAGCCTTTAACCAGGTGCTTACCCAAGGTGATTTTATTAACGGGGCGGCTGTGTCTACTTTTGCCCAAGCCTTAGGTAAATACCTGCGGGTAGCGTCAGTAATTCCCTGCGGTAATGGGACGGATGCTTTGCAAATTGCTTTAATGGCTTTGAACCTGCCCTTTGGGAGTGAAGTGATTGTGCCGGCGTTTAATTACGTGGCAGCAATGGAGGCGGTAGCTTTGCTGGGCTTAGTTCCGGTGCTGGCCGATGTACTCCCGGATACTTTTAACCTGGATCCCACTTCGGTAATTGCTAAAATATCTGCTAAAACTCGCGCTATTATTGTTGTGCATTTATTTGGCCAATGCGCCGACCTTGCAGCTCTCTTGCAAATAAGCCGTTTGCATCAGTTATACTTAATAGAAGATAATGCCCAAAGTTTAGGAGCGCAATACAAGAGCCAAAATGGCTCTACTTTTTATGCAGGCACCGTGGGACATATCGGGACAACTTCGTTTTTTCCTACTAAAATGTTGGGAGCTTTAGGCGACGGTGGTGCCATTTTTACGAACGATTTAAAGATGGCTACTAGCATGCAACAAATTGCCCGGCACGGCCAACAGCAGAAATACCAGTATGAACAAATTGGTGTAAATTCTCGCTTAGATACTTTACAGGCTGCTTTTCTTTCGGTAAAATTAAAATTTTTAAATAATAACATTGCTCAGCGACAGTTACGAGCCCAGGAATACGGTAATTTGCTGCACAGATTGCCTTTAGTGAAGATTCCCGGAAGAGCTGATTACAGTACGCACGTTTTTAACCAGTATGTGGTGCAGGTACCGGAGGTGCATCGCGATAAGCTGCGCCAATATTTACAACAGCACCAAATACCTACGGCGGTATATTACCCAACACCTTTGCATGTGCAACCCGCTTACCGGTATTTAAATTATCATTCCGGTAATTTCCCGGTGGCCGAAACAGTTTGCCAAAAAGTAGTGGCTTTGCCCATGCATACCGCTCTTACTTTGGACCAGGTGCAGTACATTGCCCAGCATATTATTACATATTTTGAAACTCACTCGTAG
- the pseG gene encoding UDP-2,4-diacetamido-2,4,6-trideoxy-beta-L-altropyranose hydrolase: protein MQILFRADGNSTIGLGHLVRTLALAEMLHPFYTCSWAIQEPSEAISQQIKQSGCTLIKLPATTDYVAEAKYLTETYAHQFSAVILDGYLFTTDYQQILRPFFKIICIDDLHTGHFVANTVINPAGGISPDNYSKEAYTKIYAGPEYALLRPPFLEAATAIRTLPAISRVFMNMGGADPENFTAQVLENLAQLPGEIKIEVVVGSAYRHRSSLAKWADRNTNVTIHQQLSAAQMCQLMQACSLAILPPSTVAYEWCSVGGPLYFIQTAENQENLKNFLLQEQLALPFDELNNLLPETRLSATYFAEQLHKQRQFFDGQSPARLCQVVDQLFYRDLLHLRRTNSGDLQLLFHWINDPVVRRFSLNPETVPLTTHTTWFRYKLTDKNCFIFIAEIRQVPVGMIRFDIHQRETIISYLVDENYRGKGLGTLLLQEGILKFKIEAHQVSSISGLVQKENIASIKAFTKAGFTINPEGDKDYPNVLKFTLLN, encoded by the coding sequence ATGCAAATACTCTTCCGGGCCGATGGCAACAGTACAATAGGTTTAGGGCACCTGGTGCGCACCTTGGCATTAGCCGAAATGCTGCACCCTTTTTACACGTGCTCCTGGGCTATTCAAGAACCATCCGAAGCCATTAGTCAGCAAATTAAACAAAGTGGGTGCACCCTAATTAAATTGCCCGCCACCACCGATTACGTAGCGGAAGCAAAATACCTCACCGAAACGTATGCCCACCAGTTTTCGGCCGTAATCCTGGATGGTTATCTGTTTACCACTGACTACCAGCAAATACTGCGGCCTTTTTTTAAAATTATTTGCATCGACGACCTACATACCGGGCATTTTGTGGCAAATACCGTTATTAATCCGGCCGGTGGCATTTCTCCTGATAATTATTCAAAAGAAGCTTACACTAAAATTTACGCTGGCCCGGAGTACGCACTGCTTCGGCCACCGTTTTTAGAAGCCGCCACCGCTATTCGAACTTTACCCGCAATTTCCCGCGTTTTTATGAACATGGGCGGAGCCGATCCGGAAAATTTTACCGCTCAGGTATTGGAAAATCTCGCGCAACTCCCCGGAGAAATTAAAATAGAAGTAGTAGTGGGCAGCGCATACCGCCACCGGAGTAGTTTAGCAAAATGGGCGGACCGCAATACGAATGTAACCATTCACCAACAGCTAAGCGCCGCGCAAATGTGCCAGCTCATGCAAGCTTGCTCCCTGGCTATCTTGCCGCCCAGTACGGTGGCTTATGAGTGGTGCAGTGTAGGTGGCCCTTTATACTTCATTCAAACGGCCGAAAATCAGGAAAATTTAAAAAATTTCCTTTTGCAAGAACAGTTGGCCCTTCCGTTCGATGAGCTAAATAATCTCTTACCCGAAACAAGATTAAGCGCTACTTACTTTGCCGAGCAACTACATAAACAGCGGCAGTTTTTTGATGGGCAAAGTCCGGCCCGGCTCTGCCAGGTAGTGGACCAGTTATTTTACCGGGATCTCTTACATTTACGGCGCACCAATTCCGGCGATTTGCAGCTTTTATTTCACTGGATAAACGACCCCGTGGTACGGCGGTTCTCGTTAAACCCGGAAACTGTGCCTTTAACTACCCACACCACCTGGTTTCGATACAAGCTTACCGATAAAAATTGTTTTATCTTTATTGCCGAAATCCGCCAAGTACCCGTGGGCATGATCCGGTTTGATATACACCAACGCGAAACCATTATTAGTTACCTGGTAGACGAAAATTACCGCGGAAAAGGATTGGGCACGTTGTTGTTGCAGGAAGGAATTTTAAAATTTAAAATAGAAGCGCATCAAGTATCCAGCATTAGCGGGTTAGTGCAAAAAGAAAACATTGCCTCTATTAAAGCTTTTACCAAAGCCGGCTTTACGATCAATCCGGAAGGAGACAAAGATTACCCGAATGTTTTAAAATTTACTTTGCTAAACTAA